The DNA window AGAGTTCGGGCCTGCGGACTTTTCAGAAAACCGGTGATCGGGATTGAGGGGGAGAGAAACCAGACCGTGTAGCCTAAAATGATCAAGTCGTAATCCTGGGTCTCGGTCAGGTTTTCCACGGGGCAGCCATCCAGGCCGACCGCTTCGGGAAAACAGTTAAAAAAGGTGTAAAAAGGCCAGGGGTAAGGATAGGGAGACAGCGGTTTCACCGGGCGCAGATCACATTTGAGCATCCTGTCCTGAAGTAGGGGGGGCGGCCAGGTGGCGCATGATTTCTTCCAGTTGTCCGCTCTGCGAATAATAGAGCACGAGTATCTTTTTCATGAAAACCTTGACGGTTTGCTGAATGGTTCGGAGTTTGTCGGGTTGGCAACTCGCTGCCGCAGTTTTGTCTGCGGGTTGCATAATCCCGGCTCAGGGGACAGGATTTAATGCTGTCCCCTGAGCAAAGCCGGGCGAAGCAAAGCTCAGTCTTGTCTTTTGTTAAGTAACTCCAATCTTGACCGCCGCACGGTAAAGTTTGGGCTGCGGGATATACTCCCGCATCAGAGCACCCAAGGAATGAATCGTCGCGTGCGTTGCATGTAATGATGATAGGCGCTGCCGAAAAAGCGGAGATTCTCATGCTCCTCGATTCTCGCCGTGATCAGTAGCGCGAAGCTGACCCCCCCCCATAAGGGCCAGGTTAAACAGGGTGATGTTTTTAAAAAAAGCCCCCAGCCCAGAAACAGAAGGGAGGCATACATGGGATGGCGGACATGGCGATAGAGCCCTTTTTCAACCAGTTCCACGGTGTTTTCAAACGCATGGTTTTCCGGCATGGTTGTGCGTTCGGACTGGCCGCCGTGCTCCTTGAGCAGTTGCAGCGAGTGAAGGACAAAAAAGATCGAGGCCAGCAGCAGCAGCCAGGAAAAAAGTTGTTGGGGCGCGAAAGGGTTTTTAAACCAGTGGGGATGGTTGCGTAAAATCAGGCCCAGGAGCCCCTCAAGAACAAAAAAACGATAAAAACCATGGCTGGCGGGGTTTCCCAGGCTTCGCCATGAAAAACGCAGAAAGAAGAGTGTGCAGATAGTAAAGATAAGCCAGCGGGTCATTTTGCCTTGATTAATCCGGATATCAGCTTAATCCACGCTGTGCGCGGGGTCGGCTAGCGTTGTGGTTGCAAGGCCGGGCCGTCACCAGCTTTGCCGGAGACGGCCGTTTTTTCGGGCGCCTGTTCAACGGTTGTGCTTTTATGCTATGTCTGCAGGGCGACGTCGTCTACGAGAGCTTGAAAAAGCAATTCAGAATGAAGCTTTCAGGTCAGGCAGACCGAAAACGGACTGACCTTAAGTCCCTTCAGAGTTTCTCTTATAGCATACTAATAGTTGCCGCACTACTGTTTTGGCTTGGTCCATTGGTCCGGTTTATATCGGTCCGGGTGATCCGGATTTTTCAAATAAATTTCGCGTCAGGGATTTGCTTGGCGATGGTCCGCTTCTGCTTTACATTGTCGGTCGGCTTGTGGTATGGGGTCGCGTTTTCAGATATTTGGGGTGGATCACAAAAGTTAATCATGGTGGTGGTGAATTTTTAAAGGAGATAAGCATGGCTAAAGCGAGTGCAAGACATATTCTGGTGGACACTGAAGCTCGTTGTCTGGAGCTGAAAACCCGGATTGAAGGCGGAGAGGCTTTTGCCGAGTTGGCGGCGGCGCATTCAAAGTGTCCTTCCGGTCGTCAGGGCGGCGCTCTGGGGGAGTTTTCGCCGGGGCAGATGGTGCCTGAATTCGACACCGTGGTTTTTAATGGTGAAGTGGGTAAGGTGCATGGCCCGGTGAAAACCGATTTCGGTTATCACTTGGTTGAAATTACCAGTCGTCAGGACTGAGACGTCAAGGCGGTTCCATTGCCTTGCGTGACAAAAGGGAGTTGTCCAGCGGCTCCCTTTTTGTTTTGCCTTTTTAAGTAATCTCCTGTATTTCGTAAACATGGCTGATTACCCATTCATTTTACACCGCGTCAAGGGCTATATCGCAACCCTCTACCTGGTTGAATATCATGACCGGGTTTTATTGCTTGATGGCGGAGCTCGTTTTGATGCGCTGCGGGTCGAGAGCTATATGGAAAATCAAATGGCGCGGGCACCGGTCGAGCTGAGCCTGGCCCTGGTTACCCATATGCATCCCGATCACGCTGGAGGAGCACCGCGTCTGCGGCGGCGCCAGGCCACGAAGATTGCCGCCCATCGTGAGATTGATCAATGGTATCGG is part of the Pseudomonadota bacterium genome and encodes:
- a CDS encoding dialkylresorcinol condensing enzyme — encoded protein: MLKCDLRPVKPLSPYPYPWPFYTFFNCFPEAVGLDGCPVENLTETQDYDLIILGYTVWFLSPSIPITGFLKSPQARTL
- a CDS encoding MBL fold metallo-hydrolase, coding for MADYPFILHRVKGYIATLYLVEYHDRVLLLDGGARFDALRVESYMENQMARAPVELSLALVTHMHPDHAGGAPRLRRRQATKIAAHREIDQWYRGIGGRAQHLIDTLLGHYSARQRFGRLERAWYPRRLQPDFLLDDGQELPGFPDWRAYAAPGHTLYDMVFYQEAERL
- a CDS encoding peptidylprolyl isomerase (rotamase C; accelerates isomerization of the peptidyl prolyl bond) — protein: MAKASARHILVDTEARCLELKTRIEGGEAFAELAAAHSKCPSGRQGGALGEFSPGQMVPEFDTVVFNGEVGKVHGPVKTDFGYHLVEITSRQD
- a CDS encoding flavodoxin family protein → MKKILVLYYSQSGQLEEIMRHLAAPPTSGQDAQM
- a CDS encoding isoprenylcysteine carboxylmethyltransferase family protein; this encodes MTRWLIFTICTLFFLRFSWRSLGNPASHGFYRFFVLEGLLGLILRNHPHWFKNPFAPQQLFSWLLLLASIFFVLHSLQLLKEHGGQSERTTMPENHAFENTVELVEKGLYRHVRHPMYASLLFLGWGLFLKTSPCLTWPLWGGVSFALLITARIEEHENLRFFGSAYHHYMQRTRRFIPWVL